The segment aacagtctatgacttcggtggctggagtctttgaccatttttagggccttcctctgacatcgcctggtatagaggtcctggatggcaggcagctcagccccagtgatgtactgggccgtacgcactaccctctgtagcgcatcGCAGTCGGATGCCAAGCTGTTGCCATCAGTGGTGAAAAAAGTacgcaattgtcatacttgagtaaaagtaaagataccttaatagaaaatgactcaagtaaaagtgaaggtcacccagtaaaatactacttcactaaaagtctaaaagtatttggttttaaatatacttaagtatcaaaagtaaatgtaatcgctaaaatgtacttaagtatcaaaagttaaagttaaagtataaataacttcaaattccttataataagcaaaccagacggcaccattatcttgttttttaaatgtacggatagccaggggcacactccaacatttagacataatttacaaacgaagcatgtgtgtttaatgagtccaccagatcagaggcagtagggatgaccagggatgttctgttgataagtgtgtgaattggaccattttcctgtgctgctaagcattcaaaatgtaacaactACTTTagtgtgtcagggaaaatgtatgtagtaaaaagtacaatattttcattaggaatatagtgaagtaaattaaagtacagatacccccaaaaaacgacttaagtagtactttaaagtattttaacttaagtactttacaccactggttgcCATGCCACCCATATGGAAAAGAATCATGAAGATTATTTGATAAAAAATCTAATAAGTAATCTAATAAGGGTCTGGTAAGATTTTGTATGTTTTTCCTTACATGTCAGTGGTGtatttgtacagtgccttcggaaagtattcagaccccttgacttttccccacattttgttaggttacagccttaattTTTGCTCATTTATATAAAaagaaaaaacggaaatattacatttacataagtattcagaccctttactcagtactttgttgaagcaactttggcagagattaaagccttgaatcttcttgggtatgatgctactagcttggtacacctgtatttggggagtttctcccattcttctctgcagatcctctcaagctctgtctggttggatggggagcgttgctgcacagctattttcaggtctctccagagatgttcgatcaggtttaagtccgggctctggctgggccactcaaggacattcagagacttgtcccaaagccactcctgcgttgtcttggctgtgtgcttagggtcgttgtcctgttggaaggtgaaccttcaccccagtctgaggtcctgagagctctggagcaggttttcatcaaggatctctctgtactttgctccgttcatctttgcctcgatcctgactagtctcccagtccttgcctctgaaaaacatctccacagcatgattctgccaccaccatgctacaccgtagggatagtgccaggtttcctccagacgtgacacttggcattcaggccaaagagttcaatcttggtttcatcagaccagagaatcttgtttctcatggtctgagagtctttaggtgccttttggcaaactccaaccaggctgtcatttgccttttactgaggagtggcttccgtctggccactctaccataaaggcctgattggtggagtgctgcagtgatggttgtccttctggaaggttctcccatctccacagaggaactctagagctctgtcagagtgaccattgggttcttggtcacctccctgaccaaggcccttctctcccgattgctcagtttggccgggtggccagctctaggaagagtcttggttccaaacctcttccttttaagaatgatggaggccactgtgttcttggggaccttcaatgctgcagacatgttttggtacccttccccagatctgtgcctcgacacaatcttgtttcggagctctacggacaattccttcgacctcatggcttggtgtttgtgtgcctttccaaatcatgtccaatcagatgaatttaccacaggtggactccaatcaagttgtagaaacatctcaaggatgatgaatggaaacagaatgcacctgagctcaatttcgagtctcatagcaaagggtctgaatactttttgtttttaagttttaataaattaggtaacatttctaaaaacctgtattcgctttgtcattatggggtattgtgtgtggattgctgaggataattttttattttaatccattttagaattaggctgtaacgtaacaaaatgtggaaaaagtcacatTTTGCGTTAACTTATATACCTTATGTGACATACACAATTGAATACATGATTGTGGTGAATTTTCTACAAAGATAAGGTATGACATATTTGAGACAACATTATACGTCATCTATGAATATTGAATGTTCTGAGAATGTAACCTCTACAAAATAAATGCTTTCCTTATACTGTAGGCTTCACAAGTCATGACAATTACTATAAGAGAAATacaatatttgtatatatattttcaggTATGAGTTTCCATGGTTagggctgggcagcacctcctactggacagctgatctatctacagctatgcctttggtctcccatccagcggttttaaccaagcccagccctgTATAGTTTTGATATTTGTCaatgactactaccaatgtgctatcgtgagaatgattgttgagagatctccacttaataactaaatagattcactgctGCTATTAAAgtaattcctcctcctcctcctcctcctcctccttatccTTTCCctgtccttctcctcctcttatcttctctcctcttcctctccctctccctctcctcctcctcctcctcctcctcttccttatcCTTTCCCTGTCCTCctattcctcttctctcctctcctcctcctcttctctcctcctcctcctcctcctgtcacgagttacaaagccagaacccagaagcagaccaggacaaggtaagttgaaacgaaggtgagtgtttatttacaaagtcaagagtgatgctgaataatccagggaacagagcgggcggcgttgattagttgttgggggtgcagtggttgatccaatcatggctcggcagccgccgaccaccaggcagaggttggatgaaggctccggacgagtgactgcagatggaacaaaacggaggtaagtaaacaacaaaccaacaaggtgcaaaacaacaaaactaacgcttagaagccctaagactgatactctggtaaacctactgttcatggctaacgatccggcagggaatggatgttaggccagagcctaagaagggtgatgatcaggaccaggtgtgcagattgctgatgggatgcaggtgcggaaatcaagagagctccccgagcgttccagaaccctcgggaaactggagatcccgagcagaaaaactagtccacagacaggacccgactcagactgccgggatcgttacagtaccccccctccgacgaacgccaccgggcggactcccggagcgccaggatggaggcggtagaagtcacggatgaggtcagcatctaggatctgtcgccgcggaatccaactcctctcttcaggaccataccctcccagtccacgagatactggaaaccccggccccgccgtctggaatccatgatgcgtcgcaccgtgtaggcaggaccacctccgatcatccgaggaggaggaggaggaggcggaggaggcaacagaggactgaggaaaacaggcttgaggcaggagacatgaaaggtgggatgaactctgagcgtcctcgggagtttgagtcgaactgccaccggattgatcaccttctccaccacaaacggaccaatgaactcggtaacaacttcctagactcagtccgtaaaggaagatcccgtgtggccaaccagaccctatctccgatggtgtaggtgggagcggggatccggcgacgattcgcctggagctgataccggtccgaaactctaaggagtgcctttctggcccgatgccaagtccggtggcaacgacgaatatgggcctgaacagaaggcactgagagctccttctcctgagaagggaacaagggaggttggtagccatacaggcactggaagggagacatcccagtggcagatgtagggagagtattgtgggcatactcaacccaaggcaactgagagacccaggaggtggggttggaagaggccaggcagcgtagcgtggattccatcttctggttggctctctccgcctgaccattagattgggggtgaaaaccagatgtgagactgactgtagctccaatggccaaacagaaggacttccagacagcagaggtaaactgagggccacggtcggaaacgatatcactgggcaacccgtggaccctgaaaacctccctaaccaggatctcggacgtctccgaggcagagggaagcttggcaattggcacaaagtgggcgaacttgctgaatctgtccacgatagtcagaacgaccgtgttcccctcagaagcgggcaacccagtgacaaagtccagggccagatgcgaccatggtcgccggggaataggaagggggtgaagtagtccagagctgggccgattggtacccttattctgcgcacacactggacaggcagcaacataacccccgagtatcctcggccatggcaggccaccaaaacgtctgcgaagaaacgccatcgtccgagccacgccagggtgacaagccatcttgctggcgtgggaccatttgaggaccgcgaggacgaaccgactcaggcacaaacaaccgaccgggtggactgctacgggaccgggctgcgtccgaagagccgccatcacctcctcctcaatcttccacctaacagctcccacgacgcagttccgggggagaattgtctcggtcttggacccactctcctccgtcttggagaacatccgagacaaggcgtccgccttgccgttcttagatccaggtcggaacgtcagggaaaaattgaatcgtccgaaaaacaacgaccacctggcctgacgggagttgagacgtctagccgattgcacgtaagcaagattcttgtggtcagtccagacaataaacggttgctcgcgccctccaaccagtggcgccactcctccaaggcaagtttcaccgcgagaagctcccggttacccacatcgtaattcctctccgcaggcgaaaggcgacgagagtagtaggcgcagggatggagtttactgtccgtggagcatcgctgcgacaggatggcgccaactcccacatcagacgcgtccacttcaacgacgaactgacgggccgtgtccggttggagagaatcggtgcgttggtgaatcgcctcttcaaatccagaaacgctcgatccgcctccggattccacttgaagctcctgatactggaagtcaaggccgttaacggagcggccacacggctgtaatccccggatgaatctgcggtagaaattcgcaaaccccaaaaatctctggagctgcaatctcgcaccgggctgggaccattccagaaccgctctaaccttctcctggtccatcctaatctctcccttggagatgatgtacccgagaaaggatgtcgtgtgggcgtgaaactcgcacttctcggccttcacgaacaggcgattctccaacaatcgctgcagaacctgccggacatgctggacgtggtcggaaggttccttcgagaagatcagaatgtcatccaggtaaacaaacacaaagagacccgatcatatctctcaggacgtcgttcaccatactctggaataccgctggagcattggtcagtccaaacggcatcacctgatactcgaagtgacccatcggtgtattgaaacccgtcaaccactcgtctccctctctgatccgggaccatgtgatacgcattgcgtaggtctaacttggtgaacaccgtagcaccctgtaaggagtcgaaggcagaactcatcaagggcaggggatacttgttcttgaccgtgatgtcattcaaccccgataatcaatacacggtcgaagagagccatccttcttacccacaaagaagaatcctgcccccaggggtgatgacgagggacgaacgagaccagcagctagggactccttgatgtaggtctcccaaagcctcacgttcagggcggagatactgtataaccttcccttgggggtagacagctccagggaacaggttgatggcacaatcatatggtcgggtggggaggagtgacagagccttctgcttactgaacacttcccccaaatcgtgatatgtctcgggaaccagggacaaatctgggggtttagcctcaatcacctgactgggaaccgaatggggacaggcagtcttggagacagttagcatgacaatcaaggctccaactcgttaccttgcccgtcacccaatcgaacgtgggattgtgttccttcagccaggggtatccaaggaccagaggaacatgggaagacggcagaatgaagaatgaaatcatctccgaatgattccccgacaacagcatcttaaccggttcagtcctcatcgtggatacgtgccagactactgccgttcagagtggtcgcttcaatggcttccgcaattgctcgccggaaagccccagctgttccaccaactcggcatcaagaaagcttccatcggcacctgaatcgagtaaaagcgttaatcgctaagctctgattcctgttcacaagggtagccgaaacggggtctgacagaggtactgagaggttgaaactggctcgctaaaagtcctcccaactttagcgagccgggcagtttgacgaccgccgggaacaagtggagatgtaatgtcccgagctaccacagtagaggcagcagttggtcttacgtctatgttgacgctcctccttggttaacccgtgccgccccacttgcatgggttcagaatcgggagagaggacctctccactaatcctttgtggtggagaatgatcgacgtgttctggtccaccacccgacccgactgggaactgagaagctgatcgattggacggaccccattgcttctcctccttcgctctcggactcgattatccacccgaatagacaaggctaccaagctgtccaggtcactaggctccggataggagatcaactcatccttgagctgctccgacagaccctggtaaaaggccgcttgcagagactccctcattccacccactctccacagccaacgtcttgaactcgatcacgaagtcggccacgctgcgcagttccttggcgaagcgaaacaggcgcctagctggcgttccctccctcggacggaatggtcgaagagcttcctcatctcggtcgtgaaccccctggtatgaagccatgcagggatcctgtcgttcccaaacggctgaagcccactccagcgctcgaccacgcagcaacctcaatcacaaaggctatcctagccttgtctgtggcataagagtagggctgtagatcgaacactaatccacactgcataaggaaggaacggcatcttcccagctccccctcatatttatccggcgccggaaccttgggctcacggaaggacacagctccagaagcggcaggcgagatgggtgaaaccggtagtggatcctccaccggaaacttgcgttggttctggacctccgtcagaccggtagaaaggttccgaactgacaacgcgatctcctgtagtaccgtgctatgatggcccaacatcttctcctgatgggtaatggcatggcgaacagagtccaggtccgctgggttcattactggccggatcgttctgtcacgagttacaaagccagaacccagaagcagaccaggacaaggtaagttgaaacgaaggtgagtgtttatttacaaagtcaagagtgatgctgaataatccagggaacagagcgggcggcgttgattagttgttgggggtgcagtggttgatccaatcatggcctcggcagccgccgaccaccaggcagaggttggatgaaggctccggacgagtgactgcagatggaacaaaacggaggtaagtaaacaacaaaccaacaaggtgcaaaacaacaaaactaacgctagaagccctaagactgatactctggtaaacctactgttcatggctaacgatccggcagggaatggatgttaggccagagcctaagaagggtgatgatcaggaccaggtgtgcagattgctgatgggatgcaggtgcggaaatcaagagagctccccggagcgttccagaaccctcgggaaactggagatcccgagcagaaaaactagtccacagacaggacccgactcagactgccgggatcgttacacctcCTCTTCCTTATCCTTTccctgtcctcctcttcctcttctctcctctcctcctcctcttctctcctcctcctcctcctcctctcatccttcccatcctcttcctctccctctcctcctcctcctcctccttttccttatcctttccctgtcctcctcctccacaccctcctcctctcctcctccggtCCTTCTatcctcttccttctcttctatcccctcctcccccctcctcctcttctctcctcctcttgtccGCCttcacttctcttcctcctcctcctctcctcccccttctgcTCTTCTTactctcctgctctcctccttTTCAACAAGTGTCACATTGCATGCGTCAATGACGTCAGACAGTGTTATACAAGTGCTTTGAAACGTGTATGTCCCATGTATGTGAGATCTTAGAAGGCTTAGCTTACATGTCTCTTGTATGTTTTTTTATATAATACATGCAACATTTCTGTTGTCTAAATGTTAACCACCCATATAAGTCAGATATTACAAGAATCTTCTATGAATCTTGTAAGGGTATTTGCTGCCGTATGTATTACTGacaagttccaggtagaacatatAAGAATCTTGTTAAATTCTTCTATATCATTTCCATATGGGCAAgttgtgatgcagccagtcaagatgctctcaatggtgcagctgtataactttttgaggatctgagggcccatgccaaatcttttcagcctcctgagttcagctttttttcttctttcctctAAAAGGAATCTACCTTCAGTATGTATGTAGCCACAATAATGACAAACAGCCAGACCACCTCCATAAATACTGCAAAAGACATCATGCAGTTTACTCATGCAGTAACTCGATGACGCCACCTTAAGGACTGCTTATGCATTTACATAAACACATGCAGGTGACTATGTATTGGACAAATCAAGAAAAGAAGATGGTGTTGAGACTGAACTCCTCTCTTTAAGAGTCTCTCAGTAGGAAACTAGGCAGGGGAGTCTGTCCTTGGCTCCTGTTTTtctgagtgaatgagtgagtgagcgagCGAGTGAGTGCAGGACAGTATCCTGGCTTAGAGaccgcatgtgtgtgtgtgtgtgtgtgatcatgaaAAGAGTATGAGGTTTGTGGGTCTGGATTTTGACACTGAATTACATGTTTAGGGTTGGTAGGATTTCATGTATGGTGTCTGTCTGATTAACTGATAGACTTAAGGTTTTCCGCTTTACTCTGAATGGAATGGCTGTTCTCCTTTCCATGACACACAGACAGCCCTCAGGTGTTTTCTTTGGTTCCACAGGAGAGGCACCAGCCCTAGTCAGGAAACATCTCAGCCTCCATTTGAAAACACAGGGAAAAcgctccctcacacacacaaactctctttCCCTCACACATACGTACATCCTATCACGTCAGGTATCCAGACTGGTGCTGTATATGGAAATTGAAGGTGGATGCTATCCATCTTAATTGTAATGCTCTTTAAATTGTCCTTATTGTCCCATCCCCCTATCCCTGATCTCCACGGTGATGGAGATTTCAAAAAGCTTTAGCTGCTGAATATTCATAAGGCTTTGGGCTGGGGGGAGGAGCTGGCTGGGAGAGTGTCTGGAAAGCAGATTGGGTCGAGGGGGAAGGGGAAGGTTTAGGTAAAATACATCAGATTAAGGGGATCAAAAATGGTCTCTGAggtggtgagtgtgtgtctggGATGCGGCACAAAGGAGTGAGGAAACCAAGAGAGTACCTCACCATCCTCACTAGAACTCCAATGAACAGACAATAAAGAGAGTGAAGCAATTGATTCTGAGTCCGTTTATTGCCAGTCACATCGACAATAATGAAAGGAAATCACATATAAACTAATTTACAAACCGGTTTTAAACATAAGTACTCATTACACTCATTAAAAGCAGCATAGATTTGATTGTTAAGGCGGTGATGTAAAATACAACTAGGATTCTGTTATATTAAGGCATCAAGGTTACTGGTATTTCATGGCGGACTGGTCTACAAAGTGACACCCTGAGTACCTGGTTTCCAAAGTGTACTAAAACATACTCATATTCATAACAGAAATAGCCTCCTATTCACCTTCATCCACTCACCTCTCTCGTACACACtcccagtctatctctctctctctctctctctctctctctctctctctctctctctcacacattctACCTCTGCTCCTCTCACTCTAGTCCACCACACAGTAAGTGCTTTATTGTTAGGCAGAAGATGATCACTTCAATCAATATTTAACTGCAATTAACGTCCCTTTAGTTTAATACGTTAAACACACCCAGCAAACATCCCTGACTGGACTCTTGGACAATCTCTCTCACCTAATGAATACATTACTCCCGTCACTGAGTCTCAGTTTATTGGCTGGTAGATTTGTCAACTCTTTTCAATCTCCTTTGATTGGCAGGTTGTTAGTGGTGAGTGACCATCACACTGCGGTGGGCGGGCTTTCTCACAGATTGGTCCTATCCCCTTGCACCAGACGGCCCCTTACAGCCCAGGTATCCtataacacacacaaaacagacagTTTTAGACACAGCACACTGTTATACACAGTTTATtaacatgtgtttgatgtatacTGTATCACTCCTGCAGAGATGTACCTCAAATGTGACGTCATCTACAGCATATTTCCTTGCTGCGATCTCTTTCACCTCCTGCCCTATGTTCTCCTGGGTGGTTCCCCTCACGTCAATGTAGTAGCAGTCAGCACTGGCATAGTGGCAGGAgatggcctacacacacacacacacacacacactcttccatGATTTAAGGATCCTAGAATGGTTATGTATCTATGGCTTCCAGAGTGTTTTTCAGGGGTGAGTGTGTTACCTTGCGGAAGCCCTGCGTCTGGTTCATTCCAGATCCGTGGATCAATAGAGGGTGGAAGAACACTGTGTCTCCTTTCTCCATCTCCAGGTGCAACCTGGGATGATTGGGGTCATAGTCACGGACACCGTGGTACATCTTATTGATCCCGCCCTGAGGAAGAGGAAAGGGAAGTGATGTCACAAGATCTAGTGGGGGTAGTCGTGCTTGTTGAGGAtgcaggtgtgtatgtgtgtatcacCTCCCACTCTGGGTAGTCGTGTTCTTTGAGGGTGCCGTGGTGAGAACCAGGCAGGACCACCAGGCAGCCGTTCTGGCGGTGAACTTTCTCCATGGCGGTCCAGGAACACACGATGCGGTCCGCCGGACGGAATGGAAAATAGTGCAGGTCCTGGTGCATGGGGTGGCGAGACGTCTTATTACCTGAGAAACATAAACATACATTGGATTAAATAGGCAGGCTCTTTGTTTTCACTCTCAAGaaggtgtgtctatgtgtgtctttCTGGATAAGGGTCAGTGTTAGGGGttgagggtcaggggttagaggttagataagGGTCACACTATTCTGTACCTTTGTCTGGGGGCTTGTTGATCAGCATGGTGTGCATGGCCATGATGTTGGGACCAGTGAAACACTCCACATAATTCAGGATCTGAGAAAGACAAAGACAATTGAAATAATAAAAACTTGATgtggaaaaaagaaagaaaaaatggaaagaaagacagacacacttgtgtgtgtg is part of the Coregonus clupeaformis isolate EN_2021a chromosome 28, ASM2061545v1, whole genome shotgun sequence genome and harbors:
- the LOC121559068 gene encoding phytanoyl-CoA dioxygenase, peroxisomal-like, with the protein product MSRAADRLKVVFNHLDRPSSFVQASSTSGQNVAYYQPQALRYSFDNDLLSTEQRISYEENGFLLIKGLVSGEDIDRFRVAFERICRREVQVPGLVVMRDVSIAKSEFVPDQKAISKLQDFQEDTELFRYCRLPQILNYVECFTGPNIMAMHTMLINKPPDKGNKTSRHPMHQDLHYFPFRPADRIVCSWTAMEKVHRQNGCLVVLPGSHHGTLKEHDYPEWEGGINKMYHGVRDYDPNHPRLHLEMEKGDTVFFHPLLIHGSGMNQTQGFRKAISCHYASADCYYIDVRGTTQENIGQEVKEIAARKYAVDDVTFEDTWAVRGRLVQGDRTNL